The following DNA comes from Melospiza georgiana isolate bMelGeo1 chromosome 10, bMelGeo1.pri, whole genome shotgun sequence.
GGCAAGGATGAAGTATTAACAGGAAATTTACCTTCTGCTTTAACTTGTTATTcatctggaaaataaatgaCTTCAGCATTTCATTATGGGTCCTGGCAAAGATTAGCTTTTAACGATTCCTGTGCCCTGATTGATTTGGAAGGGGAAAGATACTTGGTtttgctcccagctccagctttgggaaCTGAGTCTGGGTCAAGGGGAATTGGATGTTTACAAGAACAGTGTGGTGACTGCTGTCAGCTGGGACAAAGAGGTGCTGAGTTAACCCTGCTGCCCTTAACCCACTGCAGCTTAGCAAACAAGCCTGTTGAGGAAGTTTTAAGGGGCAGAGCACCCAGCTGGGTTGCATTAACATGCAAACAGCAAATGGCTTTTGGCTCAGGAGATACTGGTGTGAGCAGGAGAGGTGACATGATAGGCTATTCAAGCTAAAGTTGCATTTCAAAGCGACTCTAAAGAGTAAGTTAGAATTGGGATTTGCATTTTGGAGTGAAGGCCCAAAGAGATTGCATGAGTGGCTGATGAAGTAAATGTTTGAATCTGAAGGTGACAGCTCAGCAAACTTGTTTAGATCTTGCTTAAACTCGGATACTCCCTTGGAAACTCAAGCGAGAAAATCACCAGCCCAAGAGGCCAGGATGatgacacttaaaaaaataaaaggcctGAACCCAAATTAATGCCAATATCATCATTTTACCCTGACTAAAATGACCATTGTAAATCTAGAGCCAGCCTATAATCCTTAATGAAGTGGTTCTAGGTTTGTACTCTGGCAATTTAaacatatatgtgtgtatgtatatatatgcacaaGTATAATTTATAGCAAGTAGTTTCTGAGAATGTGCTGAAAAATATACCTTGGCTCAGGCTGAAAGCTCTGTTTCACCATCTTAACTCCTGGTGAGACATGTAATTCCACAGACATGTAATTCTTTCTCACATTGGTACCCCTCTCTTTGATTTTTCATTATTCTACTGTAGAGTTGGCCAACACCCAGTTAAATCTGTGTCCAAAGAGGCTCCTTACATTACAGATGTCCTGTCTGTAGGCCACCACTCTGGGGTTGAACATGAAATACAAATGTACAACATCTGATCTCTGATTAATCACCTGGTATTTCAGCAGATCATACAGGTCCTGAACTAAACAACTAAAACTAAGTTGGTTCTTTGTGCTCAAATCCAGGCTGAGACTGTGAAATAACAAGGGGCATCTTCCCTCCCTTGACTGCTCACACAGACCACCAGAACCAGGATTTGCCATGGTATGGTATTTGGAAAGGCTGGGAAGTTCTGTTGCACTTGTGCAGGGGAACTGGTGATGAAAAATAGGAATGCAAAAGGAAATTGGGAGTTTTGGAGGAGTTTTttgcaggtttttatttttcaggggtttttggaGCCCTAGAGCTGGGTGCAGGCCCTGACCCCTCAGGCTGAGCCtctccagctgcacagggagATGAGGAGGCACGTCTGACTCCTGCCTCTGCATGCTCCTCAGCAtagggttttttggggagggaaaaaCCCCTCACAAATAGATAGAGCCACACTGAATGTGcccagctgctttgctgagctGTTCTGGCCCTGCAGTGCTCCCTCACCCACAGCGCGTTTGTAGCACAGGAGGCCATGGCTGCTGAGGCAGCATGGGGCACGTGCACGGGCTGGGTGTGAGAAACACCAAAGGGAACTCACCTGATAGCCCAATAATCCCAAATAACTCCAATAACCCAcacccagctgctggctgtgccatggAACCCTGCCTCCCACAGGCCCCAGAGCAGAGTGCTGCCAGTGGGGCTCTTGGAAAGGTCATCTCCTCCCAGCATCAGGAGCAGGGCTGTAACAATTGCCTTTTTTCTTACAGTGAGTTGCCTTTTGCACTGTTAAAAGAGCAGAGATGCCACAGCACAAGGGCAGAAATAGCCCCACTTCTTCAGGTATTACTCTGCACCATTTCCAGGGGGACTCAGAGCTCTCTGTAGGTTTTTGGAGATGCTGTCTATGCCTCCGTGCAACCCTCACTGGCACAGACAGATGGCTGAGCAGGCATAGCCTAGAGACAGCCCTGAAAATCCAGCTCTCCATGGGCAtggccctgggcacagagccgAGCTTTCCCCTGGGGGCACTCCCTCACCTTGTGGCCCTGCAGACATGCTCAGGCAGCTGCGAGCCCGGGTCACTGCACACACCCCAGCGGGTCCCAGGGTCTGAAATAACGGCCAGATCACCTGAAAAACACCCTCAGAGCCTGCCAAGGGCTCAGTGAGCCATGCTGAGGAACCACAGAGTGTTTGGGTTAAAGCTCATCTcgttccaccccctgccattcCCACCCTCCACTGCATCAGGTTTCTCAAAGccatgtccaacctggcctgggacacttccagggatggggtgtccctgggatgGAATGGTTATGAGGtgcttgtttgtgttttgtttttattttgtgttttgattagattgtttttttttctttttggcaaGAACTCTGAGTAATTCACCCTTGGCATGACTCTCCTGCCTTATCTGTGCATGAATTCACAAGTCACGGCTGGGCTGCCCCAAACGTTCAGGGGCAGTTCCCACAATAACACTTCCCCTTTGTCAGTGTGGTTTTAGAAATTTCTGCACCAGACTTTGCCTTAAACGCTCCCTCTGCTGGCTGTACTGCAAATGATTGTCTTTGAACTAAAAACTTCAGAGTGGAATTAGATTGTGGTGAAATTACTATGTCAACAGGAAGAATTCCCTTTATTACTTCaccacaccccaaatcccagctctcaATGACACTGAGTGTACTACACGTGTCCTGACACTGGCCCAGCATCTGTTGGAGAGGGATTTTTCTCTAACACTGATTATTATTGCTGATTTAGGTCtcttaatataaaatttattctCTCCTTTAACAAATTTTGCCTCTCCTATACCCCTAGACTGTCTTATGATGGGAAATGTTGGGGTTTGAGATTCTGCTTCAGAAATGAACAGCTGTTGTAAGTATTCACTGTTCTCTACATTttataaaatcagaaaaagtaatttaaaatattgtttctgtAAAAGCAGCTTCAAAGTAGCCATTGCAGCGTTccttttcttggttttattttgcctGTGTTCCTGATGAATAGGTGATAAACACTTTAGAATTatgtagaaaataatttggaaaaagtATTAGATTAGGTGTGAATTTAGTCTCATATTAATGATGTGCTCCCAGCTATTCAGATGACATTTATAAAAGAAGTAAATGCCAGAAAAACTGGAACCTGTGTCTCCCCTGAGGagtaacaaaataaaacatggcCCAGCTCCAAAGAGTTTTCTAAGTGTGAGGCAAGGAGCAGAACCCAGGCAGGGAGGATGCAGAAGGATTTTGGGATCCAGCTGTGTCAGGCACACCTGGATCAGGCACAGCCCCATGAGGCACtcgctgctgctccagctgagggTGGGAGGTGGGAAACAGGGCAGAGGGACAAGCAGGGGATGTGGTCACAGCCTCACTCAGCTGAGACAGGAACTGCCTTGCCCTGCCTTGCACAGCCAGATGTTTTATGACATCTGAGAAAACattgctgtaaaaaaaaaaaatgttttatgtgGCCCAGACTGTTTTTAATGCATTCAATTTCATGCAAGCAGGAGTATGACTCTTGCTAGCTTAAAAAATAGGGTTGTAAGTCCTTTGAAGCTTTTTCCCccaccactttttttttttttttttttcatcaggaGAAAGGCTTTGTATTCTGTGAAAGGCACAGGAGCCTGCTAGACAAAATGGAAAACTCCTCACATTAGGATATTTCAAAAGCAATGCTGCAATGATCAATAAATGAGAGAACAGGAGCAGAAAATGGATTGCaggtcagaaaaaaaagaacgTGAAGGAAGGCAAACAGGAATAGAAATGGAACCTGGAATTTTGCTGGCTAAACCAAATTTCAAACATACACATAACCTGCATACacataaaaatgtgtttatacATCAGAATGGAGAATGTGAGTTCTGCTGTTTGTCTTGAAGAAGAACAACAGCATCAGTGCAGCTTTGCTCACTCTTCAGCACCAGCAGATGTGGTCACCCTTAATCATTTGGCAGAAATGAAGTACAAGGAGGTGACCCTCACAGACCACAGAAGTCTCCTGCCTTGAAAACAATCAAAAATCAGACTGGAAATGCTCAGAAATACAAAACCAGTGGTCCcgggaaaaataaaataaatcacaggtatatttcactttatttatttgttcttcATTTTGATAGCACATCTCAAATTACACTTGGTAATGAGATCTTACAAATctttcccctgctctgggacaaAAAGCAAAAACTACTCATGCATAAGGTATTGAATGCATTCACATCAAGTATGTTGTATGTTGGGCTTTTGAGCATCATAAATATGAGAACATTAAACCAACTGGTATTGGAATTTTTAACAATATCATTGTTACAGATCATAGCAGCTTAAAAGGTTTAACTCAAGTTTAACTGCttccaatatttttattttaaaagtttctaCTACAATTTCGtaagagattaaaaaatataGAGGCCCAAATACtacaaaataatcttttaaagATGAAGTATTTCTATTTAGTTTGTAAGTGTTAAAACTCACAATGGCCTTTCTGCTTTGACTGGGAATGCAGTTCTGAAATTATTTAGATGAAGTTATGAAATTCAACTTATTTGTCAGTTTTATGCATCATGAAACCTCTTGAAAGAGGTTTGGGCTTCCAGAAATGTTGAACACCCATCCTTTAAGAGGTCCTCAGCCAAGGAGACAGAATCTCCATCTATTCCTGCAAATACTAGCCAAAATACAGGGCACTCACCAATATAGTTCTCAGGTCTATGAAAGCAGGATAAGAATGAGTATAGATTCTGTTATGCAAgttgattttgctttttttttttttaaagctgtcttCTGAATGCTTTGATAGCCATCAGGAACAAGATATTTTTGCAATAGAGGGATAAAGTCTAATTgtagaagggaaagaaaagctaCCTACAAAAACCAAGATCATGATAAGGAAACAAATTTATTGAACATCTTCTCTGAAAAGACTCTACCATGCACAGGTGAAATATTGCTACAAACACTTGCTCTGATCCTACATCATGTCCTAAACTGCTTTGTGAAATAACCAAGGGATGAAGGTGCAAGATGAACCCAAGGAAACACCTGGGGATGTACAAAAACACAGGAACAAATCCAGGTGTTGTAACACGGATTAATCTTAATCCCTTGCTACCAGGCATCTGCTTTCTGTAACCCTGAGTCAGTTCCTAGGAGTTTGTAGCAACACAGCTGGGAACAACCCTAAACTTCCAATGTGGGACATGGGGACTGCAAAGGAGACCAaagcacaggaggaggaaagctggGCTGGGACCAACTCAGTTCAAGGGTCACACTGAATTTAAAAAGACAGCTCTGTCTTTTTAGAGCTGAAACTCAGACATCTCCTTTTTGCATGCTGTAGGATCCCTCAGGTacctctgcagctctcaggtATTAAACCACATGGCTGCAAGATCAAAGTAGTCCAGATGCTTTGTCAGAAGCAGTTACCAGTGTGCACCACATCCACGTGGTGCTGCGATCCCGGCCATCGCACCAGGCTGCTGACGGCTTCGTAAACACGCTCACTCCAGTTATAAACTTACTTATTTCTTGTGCCAAGACTTCAATGTGCTTCAGTGCATGAAGGAAATTTACAACCCACTCcaggaatatatatatatatatatatatatatatatatatgtgtatatatattccAGCTCTCCCTTTcaattcagtgaaaaaaaacaaaccagcagcaATTATATTTTAGATTCGTAACAGATATGTATAACTTAGCTATAAACAAATGCTAAGCTAAAGCTTTGCAGAAAGCTCTCAGGAAAACTAAATATTATAAGATTTTTAGGAATATTAACCATTTTATTCCAGTACCACAGTTATACTATGATATATAATCATAGTATATCTACATATTATACTAATGACAGTGAGTAGATATAAATTTTATCTCTTCTGACATGGGTTTACTCTTGAAGCAGGAAATTCAGGAAGAAGCCTGTTATAACTCAgtacagtgatttttttttttttttttttttttttttactattttagtTATAGTTTAAAGTCAGGTAAATGTTGCTGTCTCCATAAAAAGGCAAAGGACTCTGGAGCAGATTAGTAACTTGTCTTTTGAATGGATATAATTTTGGTTGCTGTCGATTCAAAGAATACAATGTATGAATTTGTATTtatggggaaaaggaggaaagggttTAAATCCAGATAAAAAGTTTTAATTCCTCTGCAGTGTTAATTTGGTTTCTTGATCCAAATTTATTCTGATTCAGATTGTCACTTGGTTGCTCTAATTCCACCAAGTCTTTGTAAATGCTAAATGGAAGAAGAATCTGGGCCACTGCTGAAAAAGCTTTGCCTTGTGATCTCCGTGTGAACTATGCTGGGAATGAGTTTTGGCCTGCCTGACTGAGCTGACATCCAGGCCTTGCCTCGTTAATGGTTTTTCTTAATACACACAACCATGTTAACAACCTGGTGTTTCCAGGAAGCAGTGATTCAGCAAAGCCATTCTCCTATTTAATTTAAATCCCAGTGAAAGGGGACTGCTCtgtatgtattttaaatgtcaGAAGGCAGTTTGATCTACCAGAACctgatggggttttttgaaGAACATTTCAGAATCCTGCTGGAAGGAATGCTTTAATGAAATAGCCTTTGCCATGATCTCCAAGGGCTAAGAGGCCTCACCTTAGGGTTCCTGAACCAGGACAGAGGGGAGCAAACTGCTCAGCAGGACTCAagcccagcagcatccctgatGTGGGACAGGCTGCTGTGGGCCAGCTCTTGGAGAAGGATGGAAAGTCAAAAGCCATGGGAGCTGCTGAGTGCCTGCAGTCACATTCCCATCCGTGTGCTACACCCACGCCTGAGAATTCAGCTTCACAGCTCTGTTGTGAGGTAGGAAATTACTGCCTCCCTTGCAGAAGTGGGGTGTTAAGGAGATGACCTTGTTCTCCTGGGGACCCACAGGAAGTCTGTGGTAAAGATGACGATGAATTTAAATCTCCCACTGTCTCCTCTGTTCCTATGGGCTTTTGACACCACCTTCATTTCCACAAGCTGTGAGCAGCCTGGACAAGAGACAGTCACAAAGTagtttctctcccctgtcctgcctgtTTGAACTTTACAGACTGGCTCAAACTGCACAGATTTGCTGCCCAGTAGTGAGATCATCTTACCTAGAGCAGTCTACAAGACAGACAAAGCTCAGCTGCAAAGCTCAGAATTAAATCTTCTGTATAGACTGGAGCCCACTTGTATTTGCTTGCCTTCCTCCTTTCACGAAGCAGGAAATACAATAAAAACtataaacacaaaagaaaagtcAATGAATAAAAACTTCTACTATTAATTACAAACATTAGTGCAAACCACACAGCAGACTATTTGTAGTAAGGTCAGTATTTTCTGTAAGTAGATCATACAACTGAGGCATTAAACACAGGTGAAGTCACATTCTTTAGCCAAATAAGTAGTCAGCTTTGAAGGTCACTCACACAGGAAACCTGGATTCTACTGCTACATGTCATATTTTATCTTATCTATTTGTGTGTATGCTATCATactttttattgaaaatatatttagtcctgtaccttttaaaaatatatttattaaaaggtaGTAAAAACCAAATTCCAAAGCTGAATTACAGGTTTGGCTAAGAGACTCATCTAGCATCGTTTTAACTGCCTAGAAGAGCtttttcaaaacatatttttaaaaatttaaatgagCTGTTTGTCAATGGCAAAAAGCCAACACCTAAATCCGTGCTTGTCATTGAAATTcatggccctgctgcccagggctctcaCTGTGACATCAGATGCTTAACACTGCTGTAAACTAGCTCACGTTTTTTACATATTCAGAAGTAGATGTAGATCTTAGGATTTATCTCACAGCACTTCAAAGCCAGGGCCTTTGTACCTAATTATGAGTCAAAGCTTGAAAGTTGCAGCCAGGCAAGAATCCTGCAGGAATCCTGATCTCCCTGCTCAACACATGTTTACGTTTGGCAGTAGTCATCTGGGAGAAAGTGGAAAAAGATtggtttggaaaaaaattacttctcgAAATTCTTTACTGGGCAAGGCCAATGGAGCTAGAAAATGCTGCAGTTAGTGGTCTGCAGCCGAACAGTGAAGTCAAAATTCAGAAAAAGTGCACTTTTTGATTGTTTGCTCTTCCTCCAGAACAGCCACCGCAGCCCACCCTTCACAGGTTCTCATCCAGCCACTTGATGTAGCTGTTCCTGGTCTTCACGCCGGCCGAGAAATCCGTGGGCCACACGGTGAAGATCATGCAGCCGTGGAAGCAGTCGTGGAAGTGGTCGAGGGTGACGGGCACCCCGGCGCGCTCCAGGCGCGCGGCGTACATGGCGCCGTCGTCGCGCAGCACGTCGTTCTCGCAGGTCAGCACGTAGGTGCGCGGCTGCCGCGCCAGCGTGGCGTCGTCCGCCAGCAGCGGCACCGCCCGCACGTCCAGCAGCGCCGGCAGCCGCTCCACGATGGCCTCGCTGCCCGTGCTCTGCACCACGGGCTCGTAGTTCTTCTTGAAGgaggggggcagcagggaggtccAGTTGAGGCGCGCGCGGAAGGACAGGGCCCGGCCCACGTTGAGCGCGGTGTGGTTGTTGACGAGCAGCTCGTGAGCCAGGTCGTAGTTGCCGTTGATGTAATCGATCCAGTAGTTGATCATGACGTAGCGAGGGAGCACGGGCATGTTCATGTTCTGCTGGTAGGAGGGGGTGTTGAAGTCAAAGGCCTGGAGGACTGGGTAAATCAAGGCCTGCAGTTTCGGTCTGACAGGCAAATCCTCATCTTTGCTAAGCTGTGCAAAAAACACAGGATGGAATGAAGGTTATGAAGAAGATAAACATGTATCAATGTGGAACTTTAGGAAAGCAGACATTCGTTTGACAGTTTCAGAGTAAATTCTGCTCTCATACAGGTAATGTGGCTGTTTTGTCTGAATTATTAGCAGCCtgatctttttctcctctcatAAGGCGGCCATTCAAGCAGATCCAGCATCCCATTCCCAACAGAAACCAGTAACATCAGTTTATTGAAGGGagtaagaacaaaaaaaaaaaagtgtaaagtGGCATTTCTCTAACACAGTGCCCAGCTGAACAGCAGGATTTCTTGACTCAAAGGAGCTACTTTTGCTTTTAAGAGcttttaatggatttttcttCCATGAATTGATctaattgggtttttttcagccaATGTAGATTGCTGGCATCCACAATTTCTTCTAGCAAAGACTTACCTGGTGCAGAAGCACCTCCCGGTGTCTGACTTGACCTGCATTTAAGTCTACCAATTACGA
Coding sequences within:
- the NCEH1 gene encoding neutral cholesterol ester hydrolase 1, encoding MRAAWLLLPALAALSAYYVYLPLPGAVSDPWKLMLLDATFRAVQQTCHLIHYLRLSHHLIVLNYLICTFDKLKSVSSEDVKITDAVFDGVEVRVFEPPAKGDESLKRSVVYIHGGGWALASARTSLYNNLCRIMAESLNAVVVSVEYRLVPEVCFPEQYHDALRATKHFLQPDVLAEYSVDHSRIAISGDSAGGNLAAAVCQQLSKDEDLPVRPKLQALIYPVLQAFDFNTPSYQQNMNMPVLPRYVMINYWIDYINGNYDLAHELLVNNHTALNVGRALSFRARLNWTSLLPPSFKKNYEPVVQSTGSEAIVERLPALLDVRAVPLLADDATLARQPRTYVLTCENDVLRDDGAMYAARLERAGVPVTLDHFHDCFHGCMIFTVWPTDFSAGVKTRNSYIKWLDENL